The following proteins are encoded in a genomic region of Buchnera aphidicola (Aphis nerii):
- the ruvX gene encoding Holliday junction resolvase RuvX: protein MIIAFDFGIKNIGVAIGEKILKKGKALNKITVNKGCPNWNDIKHLFKTWQPKHVVVGLPLNMNGTRQDMTKKAEKFANLLKHKFNISVELHDERLSTKEAKSLIFNQYGFKILQKSNIHSIAAVIILESWFNQSLL from the coding sequence ATGATAATTGCATTTGATTTTGGGATCAAAAATATTGGAGTTGCTATAGGTGAAAAAATTCTTAAAAAAGGAAAAGCTTTAAATAAAATAACTGTAAATAAGGGGTGTCCAAATTGGAATGATATAAAACATTTATTTAAAACATGGCAACCCAAGCATGTAGTTGTAGGACTACCACTAAATATGAACGGTACAAGACAAGATATGACAAAAAAAGCAGAAAAATTCGCTAATTTACTAAAACATAAATTTAACATTTCCGTTGAATTACACGATGAACGTTTGAGTACAAAAGAAGCTAAATCTTTAATATTCAATCAATATGGTTTTAAAATATTACAAAAAAGCAATATTCATTCTATTGCAGCTGTTATTATATTAGAAAGCTGGTTTAATCAATCCTTATTATAA
- a CDS encoding YggS family pyridoxal phosphate-dependent enzyme, translating into MKNIENNIQTLKKKIKYLLRNNSSSLNNIKIIAASKNQSVQKIKIALSCGIYEFGENYVQEGIHKIKQLQKNHNIIWHFIGKLQSKKTKLVAQYFDWCQTIDREKIAILLNKYRKIKEVPINVLIQINISKEKNKNGVSIEDYQKLSKTVSKMPYLNFRGIMVMPKKETIKYNNYKNINNIFNYLQKKYKSVDTLSLGTSFDMKTALMYNSNMIRIGKDIFNF; encoded by the coding sequence ATGAAAAATATTGAAAATAATATACAAACACTCAAAAAAAAAATAAAATATTTATTAAGAAATAATAGCTCTTCACTTAATAATATTAAAATAATTGCTGCGAGTAAAAATCAATCAGTTCAAAAAATAAAAATTGCTTTATCTTGTGGGATATATGAATTCGGAGAAAATTATGTTCAAGAGGGTATACATAAAATCAAACAACTTCAAAAAAATCATAATATTATTTGGCATTTTATAGGTAAGTTACAATCAAAAAAAACTAAATTAGTTGCGCAGTATTTTGATTGGTGCCAAACTATTGATCGAGAAAAGATTGCAATTTTATTAAATAAATATAGAAAAATTAAAGAAGTTCCAATTAATGTTTTAATACAAATTAATATTTCTAAAGAAAAGAATAAAAATGGTGTTTCTATAGAAGATTATCAAAAATTATCAAAAACTGTTTCTAAAATGCCTTATCTTAACTTTCGTGGAATTATGGTCATGCCTAAAAAAGAAACAATAAAATATAATAATTATAAAAATATTAATAATATCTTTAATTATTTACAAAAAAAATATAAATCAGTTGATACCCTATCACTAGGAACAAGTTTTGATATGAAAACTGCTTTAATGTACAATAGCAATATGATTAGAATTGGAAAAGATATTTTTAATTTTTAA